A window of Coraliomargarita sinensis genomic DNA:
GGAATCACACCCTCGGGGGCGACGTTGGAAACCCCGAACCAGTTGGTCAGCATGTAGGGTAATGCCGAGGCAATGACCGAACCGGCGCCGATAAAAAAGCTCTGCATGGCAAAGCCCTTCGTGCGCTGCTCGGAAGGCAGCATGTCACCGACAAAGGCACGGAAAGGCTCCATGGAGACGTTGATCGAGGCGTCCATGATCCAGAGCATCCCAGCCGCAATCCAGAGGTAGGGTGAATTCGGCATAACCGTCAGCGCTAGCGAGGCGCACACCGCACCGCCGAGAAAGTACGGCCTCCGGCGCCCGAGCCGGCACCAGGTGCGGTCACTGAAATAACCGACGATCGGCTGTACGATTAAACCGGTTAAAGGCGCCGCGATCCACAAGAGCGGGATGGCGTGCTTGTCCGCGCCGAGGGTTTCGAAGATTCGGCTGACGTTGGCATTTTGCAGGGCGAATCCGAACTGGATCCCGAAAAAGCCGAAGCTCATATTCCAGATTTGCCAAAAAGATAGCTTGGGTCGTTGCATGATAGTTTTTTTTGGGGGGGGGCTAAAGCTTGACTGAATTGTCTGTGGTTAGGTTTATTTTGACGAGCAGAATTGCCCTCCTTCGGCTGCCCGATCCGCCTGTAGGCCACGGCGGGTTAAGCGGGTCAGTTCAGCCAGCTCATTTATTTCCGGGAGCAAGGGGGTCAAAGAATCAAGGCGCCAGCGCCAGCTGCCCGAGCAAACCCCGGGCGTATTCATACGGGCTTCCGAACCGAGTCCAAGCACGTCCTGAACCGGCACGATCGCAGCTGAACATCCAGAGCGATAGAGACTGCGGATGAAGTCCAAGTGAATCCGGGAACCGTCGCCGCCATAATAGCTCATGGCCGCATTCCTTTCGGATTCGATCTCCTCTGCACTGCGGGTACTGCCATTGCCGGGCTTACTATTGAACCAACCCACGACAGTATCGTTATCGTGAGTGCCGGTATAGGCCACGCAATTGTCCTCGTAAGACTCGGGTAAGAAAGTATCACGCATCGGGTCTGTGCCGAAAGCAAACTGCAGCACGCGAATGCCGGGTAATTGAAAGTCGTCACGAAGGGCGGTCACTTCCGGTGTGATCACTCCCAAGTCCTCGGCAATCACCGGAAGCGGTAAACCGTAGTCGTCCACAAAGGCTTCAAAGATGTCCTTTCCGGGTGCCTTCACCCAAACTCCGTCAGCCGCTGTTGCTGCCCCACCCGGCACTTCCCAGAAAGCTTCAAAACCTCGAAAGTGATCGACCCGTACAACATCGACCCAGCTCAAAATCTTGCGCAGCCGGCGACGCCACCAGCTGAAATTGTCTTCGCGGTGACGCTCCCAATTGTAGAGCGGGTTGCCCCAAAGCTGGCCGGTCTTGGAAAAATAGTCGGGGGGCACGCCGGC
This region includes:
- the malQ gene encoding 4-alpha-glucanotransferase, with protein sequence MPKLFHRDCGLLLHPTSLPNDYGVGDFGPCTQQWLEVLAEHHQSLWQILPLNPAGYGDSPYQGLSAFAANPALLSPEHIHAIGLITDEELASLRMPCWDTVDYPQVYQNKLKLGRLAQTGFSKLIPEHPLREQYEAFLKEESDWLEDFAIYYALKNRFDGVAWTDWPEDFRDRDPVALDAASSELAPEIGRAKLEQFLLRLQWDEVQRTARKLGIRIVGDLPIFVAHDSVDVWCHRELFRLNEDGSPSVVAGVPPDYFSKTGQLWGNPLYNWERHREDNFSWWRRRLRKILSWVDVVRVDHFRGFEAFWEVPGGAATAADGVWVKAPGKDIFEAFVDDYGLPLPVIAEDLGVITPEVTALRDDFQLPGIRVLQFAFGTDPMRDTFLPESYEDNCVAYTGTHDNDTVVGWFNSKPGNGSTRSAEEIESERNAAMSYYGGDGSRIHLDFIRSLYRSGCSAAIVPVQDVLGLGSEARMNTPGVCSGSWRWRLDSLTPLLPEINELAELTRLTRRGLQADRAAEGGQFCSSK